ATCTCCAACACGGAGTCGCCACCGTCCGGGATGTCCCTGGAGCGGTTGTGTGTCGCCTCCCCATGGGTCCTGCTCCATTGCAAACAGTGCCCGCCTCAGCCTTCGATACATGGCAGGGTCCACCTTCTGCATGTAGCTCTCGGCGCGCCGGGATAGGGATACCCTATAACCTTCTCCGCCTGAGCTCACGCAACGGCGCCACCTCTCCACGGGCTACCTCTGCTTCTGCCTCCGTTAGCTCCTTCTCCTCGTCTGGAGTTAGGATCGCCGGTTCGACTTTGAGCGCCCGCGCATGGGACAGAAGCTCAGCAAGGCCCGTGTCATCCATGCTGTCTATAGTTTTCAGCAAGTCTTCTCGCACTGACAACCTTGTCACCTCCTTGATGTATTACGCGGAATATTACTTGCCCGCCTTCTCTATCACCGCCAGATACTCCATGGTCACGCCCTCCTCCTGAGTCGTGCTCGCTTCAAGGGGATGGAACACCCGCTTGCGCCAGCATCGCAGCGAGCGCCTGCCGTGGTATGCGCCAGGAGCGCCCAAGGTTCACCCCAGCCAGTCTGCCGTCGGTCAACATACGCCGAATGGTCTTGTCGCTTACGCGCAAGAAGTCTGCCACCTCATCAACAGTCAGCATTTCAGGAAGATCAGGCCATTCCTTCATGGTGGACACCTCCACCCTTATGATAACTCTGCGGCC
This window of the Clostridia bacterium genome carries:
- a CDS encoding helix-turn-helix domain-containing protein, producing MKEWPDLPEMLTVDEVADFLRVSDKTIRRMLTDGRLAGVNLGRSWRIPRQALAAMLAQAGVPSP